From a region of the Bacillus oleivorans genome:
- the ytxC gene encoding putative sporulation protein YtxC translates to MFQVHFEETEEAKELLSFLTKTMSSSLFIEGIEILHNDRTISIRYPNEVHQECLQLLRNSLKGFIIAFKKEKWFEKLLEQQYYYNEAEERHQILEILHSILEGEREDIELLPYIDENEMLERILQEFLSEQPSFYFESFETFRLKPYFEHLMNYLDAAIDEYKMEQEYQAFVHMLRDFLKGRESKYKKIFLVDQDGFQFFIEGGIPLKRSELAKIIDRKLVTNHPIYVDSVTIAPLISIAPEEVYVFTDNMDQGMVVTLKNIFEEKLTVFPLESYPFQEQVKY, encoded by the coding sequence ATGTTCCAGGTTCATTTTGAAGAAACAGAGGAGGCTAAAGAACTTCTTAGCTTTTTAACGAAAACAATGTCCTCCTCTCTTTTTATTGAAGGAATAGAAATTTTACATAATGATAGGACAATATCTATACGATATCCTAATGAAGTGCATCAGGAATGTTTGCAACTGTTGCGGAATAGTTTAAAAGGTTTTATTATCGCTTTCAAGAAAGAGAAGTGGTTTGAAAAGCTGTTAGAACAGCAATATTATTACAATGAAGCTGAGGAAAGGCATCAAATCCTTGAGATCCTTCATTCGATTTTAGAAGGTGAACGTGAAGATATCGAGCTTCTGCCCTACATAGACGAAAATGAAATGTTAGAAAGAATCTTACAAGAGTTTTTAAGTGAACAGCCCTCATTCTACTTTGAATCGTTTGAAACGTTTCGGCTAAAGCCTTACTTCGAGCATTTAATGAATTATTTGGATGCAGCCATCGATGAATACAAAATGGAACAGGAATACCAAGCTTTTGTCCATATGCTCCGTGATTTTCTAAAGGGGAGAGAATCAAAATATAAAAAAATCTTTTTAGTCGATCAAGATGGATTTCAATTTTTTATTGAAGGCGGAATACCGTTAAAGAGATCCGAATTAGCTAAAATTATTGACCGTAAATTGGTAACCAATCATCCTATCTATGTGGATTCAGTCACAATCGCACCGCTTATATCGATTGCACCAGAAGAGGTGTATGTCTTTACTGACAATATGGACCAGGGAATGGTGGTGACATTAAAAAATATTTTTGAGGAAAAGTTAACTGTATTCCCGCTCGAGTCTTATCCTTTTCAAGAACAGGTGAAGTATTAA
- the thrS gene encoding threonine--tRNA ligase, producing MADVVKITFPDGAVKEFPKGTTTEDIAASISPGLKKKAIAGIVNGAPIDLRTPIHKDASIEIVTQGSQEALEIMRHSTAHLMAQAIKRLFPDVKLGVGPVIENGFYYDIDLDVSLTPEDLPAIEKEMSKIIGENLEIVRLEVSREEAKERFAAINDPYKLELLNAIPENETVSIYEQGEFFDLCRGVHVPSTGKIKEFKLLSISGAYWRGDSKNKMLQRIYGTAFFTKEDLAEHLRLLEEAKERDHRKIGKELELFTISQKVGQGLPLWLPKGATIRRTIERYIVDKEIKLGYDHVYTPVLASVELYKTSGHWDHYQEDMYPIMEMDNEDLVLRPMNCPHHMMVYKNSIHSYRELPIRIAELGMMHRYEMSGALTGLQRVRGMTLNDAHVFVRPDQIKDEFKRVVNLILEVYKDFGIEDYSFRLSYRDPQDKEKYFDDDAMWNKAQSMLKEAMDDLGLEYFEAEGEAAFYGPKLDVQVRTALGKDETLSTVQLDFLLPERFDLTYVGEDGKPHRPVVIHRGVVSTMERFVAFLIEEYKGAFPTWLAPVQAVVIPVSPDVHFEYARQVKDALKAEGFRVELDNRDEKMGYKIREAQIQKIPYMLVVGDQEVQEEAVNVRKYGEQKSETVAFKEFIGKLQEEVNR from the coding sequence ATGGCTGATGTAGTAAAAATTACGTTTCCGGATGGTGCGGTAAAGGAGTTTCCAAAAGGAACGACGACAGAAGATATCGCAGCATCTATCAGTCCAGGATTAAAAAAGAAAGCCATCGCGGGTATTGTAAATGGCGCGCCAATTGATTTGCGCACGCCAATTCATAAAGATGCGAGTATAGAAATCGTAACACAAGGCAGTCAAGAGGCCTTAGAAATAATGAGACACTCTACAGCTCATTTAATGGCTCAAGCTATTAAACGTCTGTTTCCGGATGTTAAATTGGGCGTAGGTCCTGTTATTGAAAATGGCTTCTATTACGATATAGATCTTGATGTTTCCTTAACACCAGAAGATCTGCCGGCGATTGAAAAGGAAATGAGTAAAATTATTGGTGAAAATCTTGAGATTGTAAGGCTTGAAGTATCAAGAGAAGAAGCAAAAGAAAGATTTGCTGCGATTAACGATCCTTATAAATTAGAGCTGCTGAATGCTATTCCAGAAAATGAAACAGTATCGATATATGAGCAGGGTGAATTTTTTGACCTTTGCCGTGGCGTTCACGTTCCATCAACAGGAAAAATTAAAGAATTTAAGCTATTAAGCATCTCTGGAGCTTACTGGCGCGGAGACAGTAAAAATAAAATGCTGCAGCGGATTTATGGAACAGCCTTCTTTACTAAAGAAGATTTGGCTGAGCACCTCCGCTTACTAGAAGAAGCGAAAGAACGCGATCACAGAAAGATTGGAAAAGAGTTAGAACTGTTTACAATCTCGCAAAAGGTCGGTCAGGGACTGCCATTATGGCTGCCTAAAGGTGCAACGATCCGCCGTACAATTGAGCGCTACATTGTCGATAAGGAAATTAAGCTCGGCTATGACCATGTATATACTCCTGTATTAGCAAGCGTTGAGCTTTATAAAACAAGCGGACACTGGGATCACTATCAAGAAGATATGTATCCAATTATGGAAATGGATAATGAAGACCTGGTTCTTCGTCCAATGAACTGTCCGCACCATATGATGGTCTACAAAAACAGTATTCATAGCTATCGTGAGCTGCCGATCCGGATTGCTGAACTTGGAATGATGCACCGGTATGAAATGTCTGGCGCCTTAACTGGACTTCAGCGTGTTCGGGGAATGACATTAAACGATGCACACGTATTTGTCCGTCCTGATCAGATAAAAGATGAGTTCAAACGCGTTGTAAACTTGATCTTAGAAGTATACAAGGACTTTGGCATTGAAGACTATTCATTCCGCTTATCCTATCGTGATCCACAGGACAAAGAGAAGTATTTTGATGATGATGCAATGTGGAATAAAGCACAGTCTATGTTAAAAGAAGCAATGGATGATCTTGGTTTAGAGTATTTTGAAGCAGAAGGTGAAGCTGCATTCTATGGACCTAAGCTAGACGTTCAGGTTCGTACAGCTCTTGGCAAGGATGAAACATTATCAACAGTTCAGCTTGATTTCTTGCTACCAGAGAGATTTGACCTTACTTATGTAGGGGAAGATGGCAAGCCACACCGTCCGGTTGTTATTCACCGCGGCGTTGTGTCCACAATGGAACGGTTTGTTGCTTTCTTAATTGAAGAGTATAAAGGGGCCTTCCCTACTTGGTTAGCACCCGTTCAGGCGGTTGTTATCCCAGTTTCTCCAGATGTTCATTTCGAATATGCCCGCCAGGTAAAAGACGCGCTTAAAGCAGAAGGCTTCCGGGTTGAGCTTGATAATCGCGACGAAAAGATGGGGTATAAAATCAGAGAAGCACAGATTCAAAAAATCCCATATATGCTTGTTGTTGGTGATCAAGAAGTCCAAGAGGAAGCTGTTAACGTTAGAAAATACGGTGAGCAAAAGTCGGAAACTGTAGCTTTTAAAGAATTTATCGGGAAACTGCAGGAAGAGGTAAATCGCTAG